One window of Sphingobacteriales bacterium genomic DNA carries:
- a CDS encoding CHAT domain-containing protein, giving the protein MKSAQYAVVFFLLLFCTIGLIAQPVPKDLEGQINYYLEKGTKALKKEKNSQAISNYEKALELSIIGKGNTDTLVAFCYEQLGHVYGNIKDIQKSIKYYTQAAEIWKGIKGNESEEYLLKTMIIFESSVMNNYLDESSKTYIFDFLEGAEMEVEEQDTIWFNLLFGTAKLFDDNELYSDAVLLYEKAYNKSKLMWGENHKNNINLLGFLAMDYYSLGDFEKADSLFQESLNLWNINKLKIQHKYIDVLIVTAEFYKKMGFYFRLIDLYLDAIEVTNELYGENNTEHAKFINQLAETYEVIGLYEAAIPLREQYLQIMTTIFGTKHPEYAMALNNLAVLYTKMGAFEEVENFYMSALSVLKGSSFKKRYYYAVTLNNLAQYYGLTSNFTKSEQLFLKALSIIKKIAPNSETHMEVLYNLSEIYRITANYEKAEFFCYQSIQMKKEELGENHYKYALSVVSLAETERAKSNFEVAENLFIYALSLLEESLGEEHIYYATTLNNLALLYADWGFYTEAEKLFYEVLYTAEITIGKNRPFYAIFLNNLANLYLAKGDYLKSESLQLEAISITRSALGENNIYYANSLNGLAVLYTNMGLYSTAESLLLKYLTVVKEILGKENLNYAEGLNNLCFLFSCVEEYEQAEKYCKESLSIQYTFLEENNQNYVSKLNNLGIIYYKMGKHDQSEPLLLEALSFQKNISDENHLNYAITLNNLALLYDKVGELEKAKLLYQESLGIVKSTIGENNAGNALILTNLAQLNTQTQNYPTAYPLYTQAMQIYQNQIIQNFTGLSERDREQYFNAIKYNFEAFHSFAYKAHKTIPQTLSKDYDYTLFIKGLQLATSQQMRNRIAASADTTLLADYENWLGQRRFLGKLYEKTIEQRKIIGINIDSLEEAANRAEADLARRSEALAEATDTVRYTWQDVQKQLKAGEAAVEIARFNWYNKDWTDTVYYALMVVTPQTKEHPDVVWLEYGKDLEGSHFKNYTGAMKRGENDFDSYLQYWKPLDSLLQGANKVYLSLDGIYHKINLETLITPEGKYLGDEKELHLVGSTKDLVKHRKAVTSTLSAVLLGNPAYSADSTTLAITAGQFKKSYNHRCLSSRQYPFRYILPEPLPGTQTEIDQIGAVLTQAGYSVKSYSGKEAAEEAVKSANSPRILHLATHGAFLEISDKPEELNRMQYLADMDIKRAIENPLLRSQLYFSGAQETLSGKYPANATYDNGVLTAYEAVNLNLKGTELVVLSACETGLGEVRNGEGVFGMQRAFQVAGAQSVMMSLREVSDAATSLFMNTFYQNFLETGNKRQAFKAAQQTLRNTSDYKHPYYWGAFVLVGE; this is encoded by the coding sequence ATGAAATCAGCACAATACGCCGTTGTATTTTTTCTTCTCTTATTCTGTACTATTGGTTTAATAGCTCAACCCGTACCAAAAGATTTAGAGGGGCAGATAAATTACTATCTAGAAAAAGGTACTAAAGCATTAAAAAAAGAAAAAAATTCACAAGCCATTTCCAACTATGAAAAAGCCTTGGAACTAAGTATCATTGGTAAAGGAAATACTGATACATTAGTGGCATTTTGTTATGAGCAATTAGGGCATGTATATGGAAACATTAAAGATATTCAGAAGTCCATTAAATACTATACACAAGCTGCTGAAATATGGAAAGGAATAAAGGGTAATGAGAGTGAGGAATATTTACTAAAGACTATGATTATTTTTGAAAGCAGTGTAATGAATAACTACTTAGATGAAAGCAGTAAAACATACATTTTTGATTTTTTGGAAGGAGCGGAAATGGAAGTAGAAGAGCAGGACACAATTTGGTTTAATTTATTGTTTGGGACTGCAAAATTGTTTGATGACAATGAACTGTATAGTGATGCTGTTTTACTCTACGAAAAAGCTTATAATAAAAGCAAGTTAATGTGGGGGGAAAATCATAAAAACAATATCAATTTATTGGGTTTTTTGGCGATGGATTATTATTCCCTTGGTGATTTTGAAAAGGCAGATTCACTTTTTCAAGAAAGCCTAAATTTGTGGAACATAAACAAATTAAAAATTCAACACAAATACATTGATGTTTTAATTGTTACTGCCGAGTTTTACAAAAAAATGGGATTCTATTTTAGGTTGATAGATTTATATTTGGACGCAATTGAAGTTACAAATGAATTGTATGGGGAAAATAACACAGAACATGCTAAATTTATAAATCAATTAGCAGAAACTTATGAGGTCATTGGTTTATACGAAGCAGCTATTCCACTACGGGAACAATACTTACAAATAATGACCACAATTTTTGGTACCAAACACCCAGAATATGCTATGGCGCTCAATAATCTTGCAGTTCTCTATACTAAAATGGGTGCTTTTGAAGAAGTCGAGAATTTTTATATGTCAGCCTTATCTGTTTTAAAAGGATCCTCTTTTAAAAAACGTTATTACTATGCAGTTACTCTTAACAACTTAGCCCAATACTATGGGTTAACAAGCAATTTTACGAAATCTGAGCAGTTATTTCTTAAAGCCCTTTCAATTATCAAGAAAATTGCACCAAACAGTGAAACACACATGGAAGTACTTTATAACTTATCAGAAATTTATAGAATTACAGCTAACTATGAAAAAGCCGAATTTTTTTGTTACCAGTCTATACAAATGAAAAAGGAAGAATTGGGAGAAAATCATTACAAGTACGCCCTATCTGTAGTTAGTCTTGCAGAAACCGAACGCGCTAAAAGCAACTTTGAGGTCGCAGAAAACCTGTTTATATATGCGTTGTCTTTACTTGAGGAAAGTTTGGGTGAAGAACATATTTATTATGCAACCACACTAAACAATCTTGCCTTGCTTTACGCTGATTGGGGCTTTTATACTGAAGCAGAGAAATTATTTTATGAGGTTCTATATACAGCAGAGATAACAATAGGAAAGAATCGTCCTTTCTATGCTATTTTTTTAAACAATTTGGCTAACCTTTATCTTGCTAAAGGAGATTACTTGAAATCCGAGTCTTTGCAGTTAGAGGCCATATCAATTACAAGATCAGCTTTGGGAGAAAACAATATATACTATGCCAATTCATTGAATGGTTTAGCAGTCTTGTATACTAATATGGGCTTATATTCTACCGCAGAATCTCTGTTGTTGAAATATTTAACAGTTGTAAAAGAAATTTTAGGAAAAGAGAATCTCAATTATGCAGAAGGATTAAACAATTTATGTTTTCTTTTTAGTTGTGTAGAAGAATATGAGCAAGCCGAAAAATATTGTAAAGAATCTTTGTCCATACAATATACGTTTTTAGAAGAAAACAATCAAAATTATGTATCAAAACTAAATAATTTAGGGATTATATACTATAAAATGGGTAAGCACGATCAGAGCGAACCATTACTTCTTGAAGCATTATCCTTTCAAAAAAACATTTCGGATGAAAATCATCTCAATTATGCGATAACATTAAACAACCTTGCATTACTATATGACAAAGTGGGTGAATTAGAAAAAGCGAAGCTGTTATATCAAGAATCTCTTGGTATCGTAAAAAGTACAATTGGAGAGAATAATGCTGGTAATGCTTTGATTCTTACCAACCTTGCTCAATTAAATACTCAAACCCAAAACTACCCCACTGCTTATCCCCTATATACTCAAGCCATGCAAATCTATCAAAACCAAATAATCCAAAACTTTACCGGGCTGTCTGAAAGAGATAGGGAGCAGTATTTTAACGCTATAAAATATAATTTCGAAGCCTTCCATTCCTTTGCTTACAAAGCCCACAAAACTATCCCCCAAACGCTATCCAAGGATTACGATTATACACTTTTTATCAAAGGACTGCAATTAGCGACATCTCAACAAATGCGTAACAGAATAGCTGCAAGTGCTGATACAACTCTGTTGGCCGATTACGAAAACTGGTTGGGGCAGCGGCGTTTTCTCGGAAAACTCTATGAAAAAACCATTGAGCAGCGAAAAATCATAGGCATCAATATAGACAGCCTTGAAGAAGCTGCAAACCGCGCAGAAGCAGACCTTGCCCGCCGTTCTGAAGCGTTAGCCGAAGCTACAGATACCGTCCGATATACCTGGCAGGATGTACAAAAACAACTGAAAGCCGGCGAAGCTGCCGTAGAAATTGCCCGTTTTAATTGGTATAACAAAGATTGGACAGATACGGTGTATTATGCCCTAATGGTAGTTACCCCGCAAACCAAAGAACATCCCGATGTGGTATGGTTGGAATATGGGAAAGATTTGGAGGGCAGTCATTTTAAGAATTATACCGGTGCTATGAAAAGGGGGGAAAACGATTTTGACAGCTACCTGCAATACTGGAAACCCTTGGACAGCCTGTTGCAGGGAGCAAACAAGGTCTATCTGTCTTTGGATGGAATTTACCACAAAATCAACTTGGAAACCCTGATTACTCCCGAAGGCAAATACCTTGGCGATGAGAAAGAACTGCATTTGGTGGGTAGTACCAAAGATTTGGTCAAACACCGGAAAGCGGTTACATCCACTTTGTCGGCTGTTCTGTTGGGCAACCCGGCTTACAGCGCAGACAGCACGACGTTGGCAATTACTGCCGGGCAATTTAAAAAATCCTACAACCACCGATGCTTATCTTCCCGACAATACCCGTTCCGCTACATATTACCTGAACCCCTGCCCGGCACTCAAACTGAAATAGACCAAATCGGCGCAGTGCTCACTCAGGCGGGCTATTCGGTAAAATCATACAGCGGGAAAGAGGCAGCGGAGGAGGCGGTCAAATCAGCAAACAGCCCCCGTATTCTGCATCTTGCCACGCACGGCGCATTTTTGGAGATTTCCGATAAACCCGAAGAATTAAACCGGATGCAGTATTTAGCAGACATGGACATAAAACGGGCTATTGAAAACCCATTGCTGCGGTCTCAACTTTATTTCAGCGGAGCGCAGGAGACCTTATCGGGCAAATACCCCGCAAATGCGACATACGACAACGGTGTTCTGACCGCTTACGAGGCGGTGAATCTGAACCTGAAGGGGACGGAATTGGTCGTTTTGAGTGCCTGCGAAACAGGTTTGGGCGAGGTTCGCAACGGCGAGGGGGTATTTGGTATGCAGAGGGCGTTTCAGGTTGCGGGGGCGCAAAGCGTGATGATGTCGTTGAGGGAGGTAAGCGATGCCGCAACGAGCCTGTTCATGAATACCTTTTACCAAAACTTTTTAGAAACCGGCAACAAACGGCAGGCATTTAAAGCCGCCCAACAAACGCTCAGAAACACATCCGACTATAAACATCCTTACTATTGGGGGGCGTTTGTGTTGGTGGGAGAGTAG
- a CDS encoding AAA family ATPase, whose protein sequence is MKTAVQQLFQPLDEGRHILIHRGRDMRDLTTDSQGRMLPLLEAVRSEALIRGLVLIEYSKSSGVTYDANSLTKPESQDIDKVLSSLGINKPQQNCGSNEEQDFVRTMRGLLALVQSDKYPTFRDGRPMAFMLIIHFAEHNTPSMQPGFHSNEQMISIELASTLSKSLGLRKSGSYVIFSEAREGALDDIISKHIDVLRLYQPAKDEKVDFLTALQNKYPSVQLETGLTSDIIVNITSNSPNRGLEQIFYTSFLTKSPVTTASLSFKKQEDIIRMSEGTLESVDMERIKGKKLVGRNIQRPLEILKITTDALREGKVTAIRNCILAGAPATGKTDLAIMTAFFAKVQAFTLNSPKSSLVGESERKTKLMLSILKEQRGIGIIDELEMVLPMNRGNQNNDSGVTSNLMGQLQQFLSDSSLAGRVSLIATSNKPGSISAAMLSRWVVVPVLMPLLEDMPFIIMSLMESLGFKESLNFIAIDNNEKPNFDNENLLKSISERFYYASASPRDIRESLISAMAFIPGEVSMEHLLFAGENVVPSANRESYIHSDLVALLHTKSNAYLPWWDIQNNKPYDDYPFPSYILEVLDSDKKVDYKQLSRKIEELEPFVNV, encoded by the coding sequence ATGAAAACGGCAGTACAACAATTGTTTCAGCCCTTAGATGAAGGCAGACATATTCTCATACACAGAGGGCGAGATATGAGAGATTTAACAACAGACAGCCAAGGACGTATGCTTCCTTTATTAGAAGCTGTAAGGTCTGAAGCATTGATTAGAGGTCTTGTTTTAATAGAATATTCAAAATCATCGGGCGTAACTTATGATGCAAATTCCTTGACTAAACCGGAATCGCAGGATATAGATAAAGTCCTTAGTTCTTTGGGAATAAATAAACCGCAACAAAATTGCGGTTCGAACGAAGAACAGGATTTCGTTCGAACAATGCGAGGGCTATTGGCGCTTGTTCAGTCAGATAAATATCCCACTTTTAGAGATGGAAGGCCAATGGCGTTTATGCTCATTATACATTTTGCCGAGCATAATACGCCTTCTATGCAACCCGGTTTCCATAGTAATGAACAAATGATTTCTATTGAGTTAGCAAGTACCTTATCCAAAAGTTTAGGATTAAGAAAATCGGGCAGCTATGTGATTTTCAGTGAAGCCAGAGAAGGTGCTTTGGATGATATTATCAGCAAGCATATTGATGTGTTGCGCTTATATCAACCGGCGAAGGATGAAAAAGTAGATTTTTTGACAGCCCTACAAAACAAATATCCTTCTGTTCAATTAGAAACAGGATTGACAAGTGATATAATAGTAAATATTACATCTAATAGTCCAAATCGTGGATTAGAACAGATTTTTTATACTTCTTTTTTAACGAAGAGTCCCGTTACTACTGCTTCTCTTTCTTTTAAAAAGCAAGAAGACATTATTCGAATGTCGGAAGGAACCTTAGAGTCTGTTGATATGGAACGAATAAAAGGTAAAAAATTAGTAGGGAGAAACATTCAACGACCTTTAGAGATATTAAAAATTACAACCGATGCTCTTCGCGAAGGTAAAGTTACTGCTATTCGCAACTGTATTTTAGCGGGAGCGCCTGCAACCGGTAAAACGGATCTGGCAATAATGACAGCATTTTTCGCAAAGGTACAAGCGTTTACCCTAAACAGCCCAAAAAGTTCTTTAGTAGGAGAATCTGAGCGTAAAACTAAATTGATGCTTTCAATATTAAAGGAACAAAGGGGTATAGGGATAATAGACGAGCTTGAAATGGTTCTGCCTATGAATCGCGGCAATCAAAACAACGATAGCGGAGTTACTTCCAATTTGATGGGACAATTGCAACAATTTTTATCAGATTCGAGTCTTGCAGGAAGAGTTAGCTTAATAGCCACCAGCAATAAGCCTGGAAGTATTTCGGCAGCAATGTTAAGCAGATGGGTAGTAGTGCCGGTATTGATGCCTCTATTGGAAGATATGCCTTTCATTATTATGAGTTTAATGGAAAGTCTCGGTTTTAAAGAATCGTTAAACTTCATCGCAATAGACAATAATGAAAAACCGAACTTTGACAATGAGAATTTATTAAAAAGCATCTCCGAGCGTTTCTATTATGCGAGTGCTTCTCCTCGGGATATAAGAGAAAGTTTAATAAGCGCAATGGCGTTTATTCCCGGTGAAGTTAGTATGGAGCATCTTCTTTTTGCCGGTGAAAATGTTGTGCCAAGCGCTAACAGAGAATCATACATACATTCAGATTTAGTTGCCCTGCTTCACACAAAAAGCAATGCCTACTTGCCTTGGTGGGATATTCAAAACAACAAACCTTATGATGATTATCCCTTTCCGTCTTATATCTTAGAGGTATTGGATAGCGACAAGAAAGTAGATTACAAACAACTCTCCCGGAAAATTGAAGAATTAGAACCTTTTGTTAATGTTTAA
- a CDS encoding aminotransferase class V-fold PLP-dependent enzyme, whose translation MKPEVRLNIQLDGTFDVYALEQKLANYYGKKHCLLTSSATMAIYAISIACSLKEKHIIVPSFGWSGSIAPFLHFGNKLSFAGVDDRFCISPDKIQELITPATKAIFSIDTGGNACDSLAISNIAKANGLLYISDSAESVGAIRDNMPAGSFADCIVLSGTSGKTLNAGEMGAILTDDRILYEKLLLLSQHPHRQKKELGSSNWNPFTPLNCRVNPLAAIKANQAFDMLHSIVKNQQTTAIGIIMQLSSDNIVSCFSFKPEESTFFEYYGYSSIDNIGRIYDKCEATSIWYISESLSQMNLLELTKKHFPKLVSNKRPITNDYLKNLVKVQFNFELK comes from the coding sequence ATGAAACCTGAAGTAAGATTAAATATACAGTTAGATGGCACATTTGATGTTTACGCTTTAGAACAAAAATTAGCTAATTATTACGGGAAAAAACATTGTTTGCTGACAAGTAGCGCTACCATGGCTATATATGCCATTTCAATAGCTTGTTCGTTAAAAGAGAAACATATCATTGTGCCGTCTTTCGGATGGAGTGGCAGCATCGCTCCATTTCTACATTTTGGAAACAAACTCTCCTTTGCCGGGGTGGATGATAGGTTTTGTATTTCCCCGGATAAAATTCAAGAATTAATAACTCCTGCCACAAAAGCGATTTTTAGTATAGATACCGGTGGGAATGCTTGTGATAGTTTGGCAATTTCAAACATAGCGAAAGCTAACGGACTTTTATATATATCTGATTCAGCCGAAAGCGTAGGTGCAATTAGAGACAATATGCCTGCAGGATCTTTTGCAGATTGTATTGTACTGAGTGGGACATCGGGAAAAACATTAAACGCCGGAGAAATGGGAGCAATTTTAACTGACGATCGGATACTTTATGAAAAACTTCTTCTTCTATCACAACATCCTCACAGGCAAAAGAAAGAGCTTGGTTCAAGCAATTGGAATCCTTTTACTCCGCTCAACTGTAGGGTAAATCCCTTAGCTGCCATCAAAGCCAATCAAGCATTTGATATGCTTCACTCTATTGTGAAAAACCAACAAACAACCGCCATTGGCATTATTATGCAATTGTCTTCTGATAATATTGTATCATGTTTTTCATTTAAACCCGAAGAAAGCACTTTTTTTGAATACTATGGTTATTCGTCAATAGATAACATTGGGCGCATTTATGATAAATGTGAAGCAACAAGTATTTGGTATATTAGTGAAAGTTTATCGCAAATGAATCTTCTTGAGTTAACTAAAAAACACTTTCCAAAATTGGTCTCAAATAAAAGACCAATAACTAATGATTATCTTAAAAATCTTGTAAAAGTTCAATTCAATTTTGAACTAAAGTGA